AACAACGCTGTAAGCTTCGCTACAAAAATCAAAAATGATGACGGCGGTAATAGTTTTTGGGGTATCTTTGGCAGTAACGGTAAAACAAGTGTGCGCAAGGCAGTAATTAACTACACAGTTTATATGCCCGCAAAAAGCGCGCTTGACGTTACCAACAAATACGGTGCGGTAATACTACCCGACCTGTTTGGTAAACTAAATATCAAAAACACATACGGGAGCCTGGTGGCTAAAACGCTGTACAATACAGATAACCATATCAGCGTTAACTATGGCAGCGCGGGTATAGATTACCTGTCTGGCGGAGACCTGGCTGTGTCCTATGGCAGTCTTAATCTGCAGGGCGGCGGTAAGCTGAATACGCAGATTAGCTATGGCTCGGGCAAAATTGGTAAGCTGAGTGCATCAAGCATTATTAACGTGCGTTACGGCGGCTTGCAGGTTGATGCGCTGGAGAATGCAGTAAAAAGTCTGTCGGTAAGTTCAGATTATAGTCCGGTGAAATTGGGAGCCGTAGGCAATGCTGATTTTGATGTAACCGTACATTATGCAGGCTTTAGCTACGATAACGATAATGTGAGTATCTCCAGCAAAACCCCATCTGATGATGCTAAGGGCTGGAGCAGCACTAAAAATTATAAAGGCAAGATTGGTAAAGGCAGCGCAGAGCGCACTATTATCATCAAGTCAAACTATGGCGGGGTAAAGCTGGATCAGTAATTACAGCCGCATAAAAAGAGAATATATATTCATGCTTTGATATATATGTTTAGTTAATCCAAGAATCGGGCCGCTGCAAGAGGGGCCCGATTTTTTTTGTGTTAACTATAGGCTAAGGTCATTCGCGGGCCATAATGGTAGAAATGTGAATATTGTCTTTATAGTTGAAAAAATAATACCGTTATTACAACCGTTGTTCTGTTGAAAATCCATTTAAAATTTAGCAAATTTGCGTTTGAACAGATTTTGGCAAAATTTACCTGCTGAAAACATACAATTTACGATATGAAGAAAATTCTCATCGTTGACGATGAAGTAAATGTAGCGCTGTTATTATCTAAATTCTTAACACGCAATAATTTCGATGTAACTACAGCTGCTAATGGCGCCAACGCTACAGAGCATCTTAAAAACACAGCATTTGACCTGGTGCTGTGTGATTTTCGCCTGGAAGATACAGACGGCCGGGAGATGCTGACCCATATCAAGAACAACTATCCCAAAACCGGTGTAATTATTATTACCGGTTATTCAGATATTAAAATGGCGGTAGAACTCATTAAGATGGGGGCTTATGATTACATCACCAAGCCGCTTTACCCAGATGAGATTCTGAACACCATTACCAAGGCCATAGAGACCCAGCACGCGTTGCTGGAGGAAGAGCCTGTCGCAGTAACTTCAAAAGCAACTAAAGATAGTGGCAAGAAGCAAGTGCTGTCATCAGAATTTGTGGTGGGTACCAGTAAGGCATCTAAAGAATTGCTGCGCCAGATTGAGCTGGTTGGGCCAACCAACTACAGCGTAATTATTATGGGCGAAAGCGGTACGGGTAAAGAGTCTGTAGCTAAAAGCATCCACCTGAACAGTCCGCGCCATGATCAGCCGTTTATTGCAATGGATTGTGGCTCGCTCACAAAAGAACTGGCCCAAAGCGAGTTTTTTGGTCACGAGAAAGGTTCATTTACCGGCGCACTATACACCAAAATTGGCCATTTTGAGATGGCTAACGGTGGTACCCTGTTTTTGGACGAGGTAGGTAACCTGTCTTATGATATCCAGGCCGCCCTGTTACGTACCGTACAGGAGCGTAAGGTAAAACGCATAGGCAGTACCAAAGAAATTGATCTGGACGTGCGCATTATTGTGGCCACAAACGAAAACCTGCAGGATTCTATCGGCAAAGGCCGCTTCCGCGAAGACTTGTTTCACCGCTTTAACGAGTTTGGTATTTACATGCCGGCCTTGCGCGAGCGTGGTAATGATATTATGCTGCTGGCAGACCATTTCTTGAAAATGGCCAACCAGGAACTGGGCCGCGAAGTAAAAGGTTTCTCTAAAGAAGTGGAGGATTGCCTGCTCAATTACCGCTGGCCGGGTAACATCCGCGAGTTGAAAAACGTGATCCGTCGTGCTACGCTGTTAACCGAAGGCGAGGAAGTGCAACTGAAAGCGCTGCCACTGGAGATATCTAACTACAACCGCATGCCGGTTGTAGAGTCTAAAGTTTATGAAACCGCAACAGCGGCAACCGAGGCTGCTCCCGCCGCCAAAGAAAACCGTCACGATTTGAAAAATGCCGCGCTCGAAGCCGAGTACGATACCATTTTGAAAGTGCTGCGCGAAGTGAACTTCAACAAGACCAAAGCCGCCGAAATTTTACAGATTGACCGTAAAACACTATATAATAAAATGAAGGCCATCAACCTGAAATAGTTTTATGGAAGATGATTCAACGCTTTCGCCTCAAGACGAAGCCCTGCGTACGCTGAAGCACGATATCCGCAATCAGCTATCAAACATTAACCTGGCGCTGGAGCAAATGCGATATGAATTGCCAGTGGAAAGCGGCGACTGCCCGTTTTACCTGGATCTGATCAAAAGCAGTTGTGCGAAGATCAACGAATTATTGAAAGAGGGGTAGATAGCCTTTATTAGAAGAAATACAGAAGAGTCACAAATATGTGGCTCTTCTGCTTTAACGGGATTTTGGTTTGACCACCCCGGCAATTCCCCAATCACCGTGTTGCAACTCGCAATTCCCCATCATTTTCCCCACAAACTGGGGAATCAATTTCCTCACAGTTAAAGTTTTCATAGGTGTTTTTTCAAGCCGGGAAGAATCTAAAAAAAGAATGTTTAATTGATTTTGTTGTTTAAATAATTGAAAATCAGTGTGTTTGTTAATGATCGGATGTTTGTTGGCGATATGTCGGGATATCTCGTTAGTTAAAATTCCGGCTGGCGGCATGGTACTTGCCTTACTCTTAACGTAACACATTAAAAACATACAGCTATGAATCCTCTTTTCACTCAGATCTTCCACATCGCAATCATGGTAGTAATCCTTGGT
This region of Mucilaginibacter yixingensis genomic DNA includes:
- a CDS encoding sigma-54 dependent transcriptional regulator codes for the protein MKKILIVDDEVNVALLLSKFLTRNNFDVTTAANGANATEHLKNTAFDLVLCDFRLEDTDGREMLTHIKNNYPKTGVIIITGYSDIKMAVELIKMGAYDYITKPLYPDEILNTITKAIETQHALLEEEPVAVTSKATKDSGKKQVLSSEFVVGTSKASKELLRQIELVGPTNYSVIIMGESGTGKESVAKSIHLNSPRHDQPFIAMDCGSLTKELAQSEFFGHEKGSFTGALYTKIGHFEMANGGTLFLDEVGNLSYDIQAALLRTVQERKVKRIGSTKEIDLDVRIIVATNENLQDSIGKGRFREDLFHRFNEFGIYMPALRERGNDIMLLADHFLKMANQELGREVKGFSKEVEDCLLNYRWPGNIRELKNVIRRATLLTEGEEVQLKALPLEISNYNRMPVVESKVYETATAATEAAPAAKENRHDLKNAALEAEYDTILKVLREVNFNKTKAAEILQIDRKTLYNKMKAINLK